The sequence CAAAATTTCTACATTCGCGAAATTAAGCAACTCTCACAGGGGCTTGGGGAAATGATTGAGCAGTTGAAAGCCTGGGCTAAAAAAGTGGAAAAATACTGGGAAGAAGCCAAAATTGCGAATCAACTCAAAAGTGAGTTCCTCGCCACTACTTCTCACGAATTGAGAACACCCCTCAATGGGATTATCGGTTGTTTGCAATTGGTCAAAGATGGTTTGTACGAGAATGAGCTCCAAAAACAAGAATTACTGATCAGAGCTGAAGAATCAGCAGTATATTTGCTCAGTTTGATTAATGATCTCCTCGATATTTCCAAGATTGAATCGGGGAAAGTAGCTCTGAATCTCGAAGCAGTGGAAATGACAGGATTACTAGAGAACGTGATTGAACTGCAACGTTTACGTTTAGAACACAAGGGTTTAGAGTTATCCACAGACACACCCACAGAGAGTTTAATCGTCTGGGGCGATCCTTTGAGACTCAAGCAGGTGCTGACTAATGTGTTGAGTAATGGGATTAAATTTAC comes from Gloeocapsa sp. PCC 73106 and encodes:
- a CDS encoding histidine kinase dimerization/phospho-acceptor domain-containing protein, with translation QLVLVFAAPVYNLQGDLTHALVIQAPLVRQEKTSPGILRGYSVVIDQQGLILAHPLSEQVGRQVRPLVDAPQSFLKHRDSEFVVGYTTIPNPLNSTSGQRWVIFAVTPLGEALSPLASIWQVLLGMGVLMMVISSWGILIIAHLLAHPLEQLRDYALKTNHLESDEPIPQNFYIREIKQLSQGLGEMIEQLKAWAKKVEKYWEEAKIANQLKSEFLATTSHELRTPLNGIIGCLQLVKDGLYENELQKQELLIRAEESAVYLLSLINDLLDISKIESGKVALNLEAVEMTGLLENVIELQRLRLEHKGLELSTDTPTESLIVWGDPLRLKQVLTNVLSNGIKFT